In Paractinoplanes brasiliensis, the following proteins share a genomic window:
- a CDS encoding septum formation family protein — protein sequence MRHRLGPRHPARSREAHLARQIRYRRQAGREGGRTAGKRIGRVFGAAVITALLAAGCGMPGGVDGDLTNGWAAMAPATGFEPTEGACHNANFNPVGPRGTYEEVDCAAKHRTETVYVGAYESPAADADVPPADGSAAARTAYSVCDQKTTTFVGGPWRNARLWIGVTRPTEAAWSGGARWFRCEVLELNSVEDDGGLVQREGSLRDVLSDGSSDVILGCYAIQMDGNGAIATMPAVSCAAKHNGEFVGVWHAEDLDYPKDDATWAKFHDGCRNLIADFVGVPKDGDLQYRTGVVSLPGGADVWAQGDRGVRCYLWLDGVQLTSTLRGKGVKSLPVQYK from the coding sequence ATGCGACACCGGCTCGGCCCGCGCCACCCGGCCCGCAGCAGGGAAGCTCACCTCGCCCGACAAATCCGTTACAGGCGGCAGGCCGGACGTGAGGGTGGGCGTACGGCGGGCAAGCGGATCGGCCGGGTGTTCGGTGCCGCCGTGATCACGGCCCTGCTTGCGGCCGGCTGTGGCATGCCCGGCGGCGTGGACGGCGACCTGACCAACGGCTGGGCCGCGATGGCCCCCGCGACAGGCTTCGAACCCACCGAGGGCGCCTGTCACAACGCCAACTTCAACCCGGTCGGTCCCCGCGGCACGTACGAGGAGGTCGACTGCGCCGCCAAGCACCGCACCGAGACCGTCTACGTCGGCGCCTACGAATCCCCTGCCGCGGACGCCGACGTCCCGCCCGCCGACGGTTCGGCCGCGGCCCGTACGGCGTACTCGGTCTGTGATCAGAAGACGACCACGTTCGTCGGCGGGCCGTGGCGCAACGCGCGGCTGTGGATCGGCGTGACCCGCCCGACCGAGGCGGCCTGGAGCGGCGGCGCCCGCTGGTTCCGCTGTGAGGTGCTGGAGCTGAACTCGGTCGAGGACGACGGCGGCCTGGTGCAGCGGGAGGGCTCCTTGCGTGACGTGCTCTCCGACGGGAGCTCGGACGTGATCCTCGGCTGTTACGCGATCCAGATGGACGGCAACGGCGCGATCGCCACCATGCCCGCGGTGAGCTGCGCGGCCAAGCACAACGGCGAGTTCGTCGGGGTCTGGCACGCCGAGGACCTCGACTATCCCAAGGACGACGCCACCTGGGCCAAGTTCCACGACGGCTGCCGCAACCTGATCGCGGATTTCGTCGGCGTGCCCAAGGACGGCGACCTGCAATACCGTACGGGCGTGGTCTCCCTGCCCGGCGGCGCCGACGTCTGGGCGCAGGGCGACCGCGGGGTGCGCTGCTACCTCTGGCTGGACGGCGTGCAGCTGACCTCGACGCTGCGCGGCAAGGGCGTCAAGAGCCTTCCCGTCCAGTACAAGTAA
- the panD gene encoding aspartate 1-decarboxylase — translation MFRTMLKSKIHRATVTQADLHYVGSVTIDLDLLDAADLLPGEQVAIVDVTNGARLETYVIPGERGSGVIGINGAAAHLVHPGDLVILISYGQMDDSEARAYQPRIVHVDADNKIIELGVDPAAAAEGMPGGLRRGDMVTAG, via the coding sequence ATGTTCCGCACCATGCTCAAGTCCAAGATTCACCGGGCCACCGTGACCCAGGCCGACCTGCACTACGTGGGCTCGGTGACGATCGACCTCGACCTGCTCGACGCGGCCGACCTGCTCCCCGGCGAGCAGGTGGCGATCGTCGACGTGACCAACGGGGCCAGGCTCGAGACGTACGTGATCCCGGGTGAGCGGGGCAGCGGGGTGATCGGCATCAACGGCGCCGCGGCTCACCTCGTGCACCCCGGTGACCTGGTCATCCTCATCTCGTACGGGCAGATGGACGACTCCGAGGCACGCGCTTACCAGCCGCGGATCGTGCACGTCGACGCCGACAACAAGATCATCGAGCTGGGCGTGGACCCGGCCGCGGCCGCCGAGGGCATGCCGGGTGGTCTGCGGCGAGGGGACATGGTCACCGCCGGCTGA
- the nadC gene encoding carboxylating nicotinate-nucleotide diphosphorylase — protein sequence MNELDVAEVEMIVRTALAEDLGSPPRDVTSEATIPADQTDTAELVARADGVVAGLPVAAIVFNDTSGHVATFEQRVAEGDRVRRGDVLAVITGPTRALLTGERTALNLLSRMSGVATHTRRWADALAGTKATVLDTRKTTPGLRYLEKYAVRVGGGTNKRMGLYDVAMIKDNHKLAAGSITAAFRLVREKFPDVPVQVEVTTVAEAVEAVEAGATFLLCDNMPPDRLREVVAEVGDRAELEATGNLRLETVSDYAATGVDYLSVGGLTHSSPILDIAMDLRPR from the coding sequence ATGAACGAGCTCGACGTGGCGGAAGTAGAAATGATCGTCCGCACCGCGCTGGCCGAGGACCTCGGCTCGCCGCCGCGCGACGTGACCAGCGAGGCCACCATCCCGGCCGACCAGACCGATACGGCCGAGCTGGTGGCGCGGGCCGACGGCGTGGTGGCGGGGCTGCCGGTGGCGGCGATCGTCTTCAACGACACGTCGGGCCACGTGGCCACCTTCGAGCAGCGGGTGGCCGAGGGCGACCGGGTGCGGCGCGGCGACGTGCTGGCCGTGATCACCGGTCCCACCCGGGCCTTGCTGACCGGCGAGCGTACGGCCCTCAACCTGCTCAGCCGCATGTCCGGTGTGGCCACTCACACCCGCCGCTGGGCCGACGCGCTGGCCGGCACGAAGGCCACCGTGCTGGACACCCGCAAGACCACACCCGGCCTGCGCTACCTCGAGAAATACGCCGTACGGGTCGGCGGCGGCACCAACAAGCGCATGGGCCTCTACGACGTCGCCATGATCAAGGACAACCACAAGCTCGCCGCCGGCAGCATCACCGCCGCCTTCCGCCTCGTCCGCGAGAAGTTCCCCGACGTGCCGGTGCAGGTCGAGGTGACCACGGTGGCCGAGGCGGTCGAGGCGGTCGAGGCCGGGGCGACGTTCCTGCTCTGCGACAACATGCCGCCCGACCGGCTGCGCGAGGTGGTGGCCGAGGTGGGTGACCGGGCCGAGCTCGAGGCGACCGGCAACCTACGCTTGGAGACGGTTTCGGATTACGCCGCCACCGGTGTCGACTACCTCTCGGTCGGCGGCCTGACCCACTCCTCCCCCATCCTCGACATCGCCATGGACCTGCGCCCCCGCTGA
- a CDS encoding Rossmann-like and DUF2520 domain-containing protein, whose protein sequence is MSASSRLTVGVVGAGRVGAVLGAALQAAGHRVVAAAAVSAASRERAARLLPQAAILPADEVARAADDLLLLAVPDDALGAVVSGLAATGALRPGQKVAHTSGAHGLAVLGDVEGLALHPAMTFTGAGTDLDRLPGIAWGITTADRVFAARLVADLGGVPEWVAEDARPVYHAALAHGANHLVTLVNEASDLLRAAGIEAPSRVLSPLLHAALDNALRLGDAALTGPVSRGDAGTVGKHLDRMPPEAVPAYLALARRTADRAIAAGRLRPHDAALLLGVLSRAQETTRTGRKANAEERGAVGSPA, encoded by the coding sequence ATGAGCGCTTCGTCGCGTCTTACAGTGGGCGTTGTCGGCGCGGGGCGAGTCGGGGCCGTGCTGGGCGCCGCGCTCCAGGCCGCCGGGCATCGCGTTGTCGCCGCCGCGGCTGTTTCGGCCGCGTCCCGTGAGCGGGCCGCCCGCTTGCTTCCCCAGGCCGCGATCCTGCCCGCCGACGAGGTAGCCCGCGCCGCCGACGATCTTCTTCTTCTCGCGGTGCCGGATGACGCGCTGGGCGCCGTCGTTTCCGGCCTGGCCGCCACCGGGGCTCTGCGGCCGGGGCAAAAAGTCGCGCACACCTCGGGCGCGCACGGGCTTGCCGTGCTGGGTGACGTCGAGGGCCTGGCCCTGCACCCGGCGATGACCTTCACCGGCGCCGGCACGGACCTCGACCGGCTGCCCGGTATCGCCTGGGGGATCACCACGGCCGACCGCGTGTTCGCGGCCCGGCTCGTGGCCGATCTGGGCGGCGTGCCCGAGTGGGTCGCCGAGGACGCCCGCCCGGTCTATCACGCGGCCCTGGCGCACGGGGCGAACCATTTGGTCACGCTGGTCAACGAGGCCTCCGACCTGCTGCGCGCGGCCGGCATCGAGGCGCCGTCGCGGGTGCTGTCGCCGCTGCTGCACGCCGCGCTCGACAACGCGCTGCGGCTGGGGGACGCGGCGCTGACCGGGCCGGTTTCGCGGGGGGACGCCGGAACCGTCGGCAAGCACCTCGACCGCATGCCGCCCGAGGCCGTACCGGCTTATCTGGCCCTGGCCCGTCGCACGGCCGACCGGGCGATCGCCGCCGGCCGCCTGCGTCCCCATGACGCGGCGTTGCTCCTCGGAGTCCTGTCCCGCGCCCAGGAAACAACCCGCACCGGGCGAAAGGCGAATGCCGAGGAGCGGGGAGCGGTGGGGAGCCCGGCATGA
- a CDS encoding NADH-quinone oxidoreductase subunit D: MTVGTGAGLETADMVLNIGPQHPSTHGVLRLKLTLDGERVVACEPIVGYMHRGAEKLFEVRDYRQILMLANRHDWLSAFSNELGVALAVERLMGIEVPERATWLRMALAELNRVLNHLMFLGSYPLEIGAITPMFYAFRERETLQAVMEEVSGGRMHYMFNRVGGLKEEVPAGWTGRAREAIKTVRTRLPDLDNLIRRNDIFLARTVGVGVLTAEQAAAYGASGPVARASGLDFDLRRDEPYLAYGELDVPVVTRSTGDCHARFEVLLEQTFVSLDLAEQCLDRVDRISGPVNVRLPKVVKAPEGHTYAWTENPLGVNGYYLVSRGEKTPWRMKLRTASYANVQALATLIPGCLVPDLIAILGSMFFVVGDIDK, translated from the coding sequence ATGACCGTGGGCACGGGGGCCGGGCTCGAGACCGCCGACATGGTGCTCAACATCGGTCCGCAGCACCCCTCGACGCACGGCGTGCTGCGGCTCAAGCTGACGCTCGACGGTGAACGGGTCGTCGCCTGCGAGCCGATCGTGGGGTACATGCACCGCGGCGCCGAGAAGCTGTTCGAGGTGCGCGACTACCGGCAGATCCTGATGCTGGCCAACCGGCACGACTGGCTGTCCGCGTTCTCCAACGAGCTGGGGGTCGCGCTGGCCGTCGAGCGGCTCATGGGCATCGAGGTGCCCGAGCGCGCGACCTGGCTGCGGATGGCGCTGGCCGAGCTCAACCGGGTGCTCAACCACCTGATGTTCCTGGGGTCCTACCCGTTGGAGATCGGCGCGATCACGCCGATGTTCTACGCGTTCCGTGAGCGCGAGACGCTGCAGGCCGTCATGGAGGAAGTCTCCGGCGGACGCATGCATTACATGTTCAACCGGGTCGGCGGGCTCAAGGAGGAGGTTCCGGCGGGCTGGACGGGCCGGGCCCGCGAGGCGATCAAGACCGTCCGGACCAGGCTGCCCGACCTGGACAACCTGATCCGCCGCAACGACATCTTCCTGGCCCGTACGGTGGGGGTCGGCGTTCTCACGGCGGAACAGGCGGCCGCGTACGGGGCTTCGGGGCCGGTCGCGCGGGCCAGCGGACTCGACTTCGACCTGCGCCGCGACGAGCCCTACCTCGCGTACGGGGAGCTGGACGTGCCCGTGGTGACCCGCAGCACCGGCGACTGTCATGCCCGGTTCGAGGTGTTGCTGGAGCAGACGTTCGTGTCGCTGGACCTGGCCGAGCAGTGCCTGGACCGGGTCGACCGCATCTCGGGGCCGGTCAACGTGCGGCTGCCCAAGGTGGTCAAGGCGCCGGAGGGACACACGTACGCCTGGACCGAGAACCCGCTCGGCGTCAACGGCTACTACCTGGTGTCGCGGGGCGAGAAGACGCCGTGGCGCATGAAGTTGCGCACCGCCTCCTACGCGAATGTGCAGGCGCTGGCCACGCTCATTCCGGGTTGCCTGGTGCCGGACCTGATCGCGATCCTCGGCTCGATGTTCTTCGTGGTCGGCGACATCGACAAGTAG
- a CDS encoding DUF3180 domain-containing protein: MRPTSISVLIVAGLGAAAVGWLLLSFSYSTLPELPWSPVIVLGVLAVAEGLLAQNTAARIQRKPGAPRVDPLAVARYVALAKASSLVGAISAGFSAGLLAWLAMEPTEAAHDDLPVAIGGVATALALVGAALWLERSCRIPEGPDSQDADDSDRPSGLL, from the coding sequence ATGCGTCCGACCAGCATCTCGGTGCTGATCGTGGCGGGCCTGGGCGCGGCCGCCGTGGGCTGGCTGCTGCTGAGCTTCTCCTACTCCACCCTGCCCGAGCTGCCGTGGTCGCCGGTGATCGTGCTGGGCGTCCTGGCCGTCGCCGAGGGCCTGCTGGCGCAGAACACGGCGGCACGGATCCAGCGCAAGCCGGGCGCGCCCCGGGTCGACCCGCTCGCCGTCGCCCGTTACGTCGCGCTGGCCAAGGCGTCGTCGCTCGTCGGGGCGATCTCGGCCGGGTTCTCGGCGGGCCTGCTGGCCTGGCTCGCGATGGAGCCCACCGAGGCCGCGCACGACGACCTGCCGGTCGCCATCGGCGGCGTGGCCACCGCGTTGGCGCTGGTCGGGGCGGCTCTCTGGCTGGAACGCTCGTGCCGCATCCCGGAAGGGCCCGACTCGCAGGACGCCGACGACTCGGACCGGCCCTCCGGACTGCTCTGA
- a CDS encoding L-aspartate oxidase: protein MYVADLPELPRRLAAAEPGWSETTDVLVVGSGVAGLTAALYLREQGLHVTVVTKVNIDDGSTKWAQGGIAAVLDPLDTPAAHANDTEIAGVGLCDPAAVRVLVEEGPARVRELIRRGAAFDRNDDGSLMLTREGGHRADRIVHAGGDATGAEVQRALHQAVHRDPWIRLVEHALVLDLLRDAEGRACGITLHVLGEGSEDGVGAILARAVVLATGGMGQIYASTTNPSVSTGDGVALALRAGAAVTDVEFVQFHPTSFVTANVTSVQRPLISEALRGEGAHLVDESGKRFMVGQHELAELAPRDVVAKGIHRVLRATGADHVYLDARHLGARFLEQRFPTIVASTRAAGIDPATDLIPVAPAAHYASGGVRTDLRGRTSIPGLYACGEVACTGVHGANRLASNSLLEGLVFAKRIADDIAHELPAQSEPAPDTGEPGWVVTPAVRAELQRSMTRGAGVLRSAESLNATVRDLSLLAERRDTPRNAAWEATNLLTVASVLVAAARARRETRGCHWREDFPVAEDEWRGHLLHTLDGRTRLTQSFEEMA from the coding sequence ATGTATGTCGCCGACCTTCCGGAGCTGCCCCGACGGCTCGCCGCGGCCGAGCCGGGCTGGAGCGAGACCACCGACGTGCTCGTCGTGGGCTCCGGCGTGGCCGGCCTGACCGCCGCGCTGTACCTGCGGGAGCAGGGACTGCACGTCACCGTGGTCACCAAGGTCAACATCGATGACGGTTCGACCAAGTGGGCCCAGGGCGGCATCGCGGCGGTGCTCGACCCGCTCGACACCCCGGCCGCTCACGCCAACGACACCGAGATCGCCGGCGTGGGGTTGTGCGACCCCGCAGCCGTGCGCGTCCTGGTCGAGGAGGGCCCGGCCCGCGTACGGGAACTGATCCGCCGGGGCGCCGCGTTCGACCGCAACGACGACGGCTCGCTGATGCTGACCCGCGAGGGCGGGCACCGAGCCGACCGGATCGTGCACGCGGGCGGCGACGCCACCGGCGCCGAGGTGCAGCGTGCCCTGCATCAGGCGGTGCACCGCGACCCGTGGATCCGCCTGGTCGAGCACGCGCTCGTGCTCGACCTGCTGCGCGACGCCGAGGGCCGGGCCTGCGGCATCACCCTGCACGTGCTGGGCGAGGGCAGCGAGGACGGTGTCGGCGCGATCCTGGCCCGCGCGGTGGTGCTGGCCACCGGCGGCATGGGTCAGATCTACGCGTCCACCACCAACCCGTCGGTGTCGACCGGCGACGGCGTGGCCCTGGCGTTGCGGGCCGGCGCGGCGGTCACCGACGTGGAGTTCGTCCAGTTCCACCCGACCTCGTTCGTCACCGCGAACGTCACGTCGGTCCAGCGGCCGCTGATCTCCGAGGCGCTGCGCGGCGAGGGCGCCCACCTGGTCGACGAGAGCGGCAAGCGGTTCATGGTCGGTCAGCACGAGCTGGCCGAGCTGGCCCCGCGCGACGTGGTGGCCAAGGGCATCCACCGGGTGTTGCGGGCCACCGGCGCCGATCACGTCTATCTCGACGCCCGGCACCTCGGCGCGCGGTTCCTCGAGCAGCGCTTCCCGACGATCGTCGCGTCGACCCGGGCCGCCGGCATCGACCCGGCCACCGACCTGATCCCGGTCGCCCCGGCCGCCCACTACGCCTCCGGCGGCGTCCGCACCGACCTGCGGGGGCGGACGAGCATTCCCGGTCTGTACGCGTGCGGCGAGGTCGCCTGCACCGGCGTGCACGGCGCGAACCGCCTGGCCAGCAACTCCCTTCTCGAAGGCCTGGTCTTCGCCAAGCGGATCGCCGACGACATCGCCCACGAGCTGCCGGCGCAATCCGAGCCCGCGCCCGACACCGGCGAGCCGGGCTGGGTGGTGACCCCGGCCGTACGCGCCGAGCTGCAGCGCAGCATGACCCGGGGCGCCGGCGTGCTGCGCTCGGCCGAGTCGCTGAACGCCACCGTCCGCGACCTGTCCCTCCTCGCCGAGCGGCGCGACACCCCCCGCAACGCCGCCTGGGAGGCGACGAACCTGCTCACGGTGGCGTCCGTGCTGGTCGCGGCGGCCCGCGCACGCCGCGAGACGCGCGGTTGCCACTGGCGCGAGGACTTCCCGGTCGCCGAGGACGAGTGGCGCGGCCATCTGCTGCACACCCTCGACGGCAGGACCCGGCTCACCCAGTCCTTCGAAGAGATGGCCTGA
- a CDS encoding SAM-dependent methyltransferase — protein sequence MEAGLYGPDGFFVREDQGPADHFRTSVHASPLFAGALLRLVDRVDDALGRPKTFDLVDVGAGRGELLSTLRPLLPERFRLTAVELAPQPGTLAAQPERRATQPGARGSRPGELAAGIAWRADIPQDIVGLLIATEWLDNVPLDVADLDDHGRLRKVLVEPATGAESLGGLVDAADLFWLRRWWSGPGRAEIGWPRDAAWADAVEHVRRGCALTIDYGHLRGERPPLGSLTGFRAGRQVQPVPDGSCDVTAHVAIDAVAAAAGTPYGLIRQREALRALGVDGARPPLDLARTDPKGYVHALAAAGAEAELIEPAGLGGHWWLLHGIGLGDRGSMLL from the coding sequence ATGGAGGCCGGGCTCTACGGGCCCGACGGGTTCTTCGTGCGCGAGGATCAGGGGCCTGCCGATCACTTCAGGACGAGCGTGCACGCGTCGCCGCTGTTTGCCGGGGCGTTGCTGCGCCTGGTCGACCGGGTCGACGACGCGCTCGGGCGGCCCAAGACGTTCGACCTGGTCGACGTGGGGGCGGGCCGGGGTGAGCTGCTCAGCACGCTGCGGCCGTTGCTGCCCGAGCGGTTCCGGCTCACCGCCGTCGAGCTCGCGCCGCAGCCGGGGACGCTCGCAGCACAGCCGGAGAGGCGCGCAACGCAACCGGGGGCCCGGGGGTCGCGGCCAGGCGAGCTCGCCGCGGGAATCGCCTGGCGGGCGGACATTCCGCAAGACATCGTGGGGTTGCTGATCGCGACCGAGTGGCTGGACAACGTGCCGCTCGACGTGGCTGATCTGGACGATCACGGGCGGCTGCGCAAGGTGCTGGTCGAACCGGCGACAGGCGCCGAGTCGCTGGGTGGGCTGGTCGACGCGGCCGACCTGTTCTGGTTGCGCCGGTGGTGGAGCGGACCGGGCCGGGCGGAGATCGGCTGGCCGCGGGACGCCGCCTGGGCCGATGCGGTGGAACATGTGCGCCGTGGGTGCGCGCTGACGATCGACTACGGGCATCTGCGGGGGGAACGGCCGCCGCTCGGGTCGCTGACCGGGTTCCGGGCCGGGCGCCAGGTGCAGCCGGTTCCGGACGGGTCGTGCGACGTGACGGCGCACGTCGCGATCGATGCCGTGGCGGCCGCGGCCGGGACCCCGTACGGGCTGATCCGGCAGCGTGAGGCCCTCAGAGCGCTCGGTGTCGACGGCGCCCGGCCACCTTTGGACCTGGCCCGAACCGATCCGAAGGGTTACGTGCACGCGCTGGCCGCGGCCGGGGCGGAGGCCGAGCTGATCGAACCGGCCGGGCTCGGCGGGCACTGGTGGCTGCTGCACGGCATCGGGCTGGGCGACCGTGGGAGCATGCTCCTGTGA
- the panC gene encoding pantoate--beta-alanine ligase encodes MTYVIHTRAELARDVAAVPGEIAVVMTMGALHEGHRRLMREARKRSAFVIVTVFVNPLQFGPNEDFDKYPRTLEADVEACRAEGVDLVFAPSRDEIYPAGVPSITMNAGPLGEILEGASRPGHFSGMLTVVQKLLMLTRADVAFFGEKDFQQLTLIRRMARDLEIDVEIVGVPTVREPDGLAMSSRNRYLSPDDRRAALALSRALREGATHTDAEAALATARKILADEPSVRVDYLALTGPDLGEPGEEGPARLLVAARVGGTRLIDNVPLTLERAA; translated from the coding sequence ATGACGTACGTGATACACACCCGTGCCGAGCTGGCCCGGGACGTCGCCGCAGTGCCGGGGGAGATCGCGGTCGTGATGACCATGGGCGCGCTGCACGAGGGGCACCGCCGGCTCATGCGGGAGGCCCGGAAACGCTCCGCCTTCGTGATCGTCACGGTTTTCGTCAACCCGCTGCAGTTCGGCCCGAACGAGGACTTCGACAAGTACCCGCGCACGCTGGAGGCTGACGTCGAGGCGTGCCGGGCCGAGGGCGTCGACCTGGTCTTCGCGCCGAGCCGGGATGAAATCTACCCGGCCGGGGTCCCGTCGATCACGATGAACGCGGGCCCCCTGGGCGAGATCCTCGAGGGCGCCAGCCGGCCCGGCCACTTCTCCGGCATGCTCACGGTCGTCCAGAAGCTGCTGATGCTGACCCGGGCGGACGTCGCTTTCTTCGGCGAGAAGGACTTTCAGCAGCTCACGCTGATCCGCCGGATGGCGCGCGACCTCGAGATCGACGTCGAGATCGTGGGGGTGCCGACCGTGCGCGAGCCGGACGGCCTGGCGATGTCGAGCCGCAACCGCTACCTCTCGCCGGATGACCGCCGGGCCGCGCTCGCCCTGTCCCGGGCGCTGCGCGAGGGCGCCACCCACACCGACGCCGAGGCTGCTTTGGCGACCGCTCGCAAAATCCTTGCCGACGAGCCTTCCGTACGCGTCGACTACCTCGCCCTCACCGGCCCCGACCTGGGCGAACCGGGCGAGGAGGGCCCGGCCCGGCTGCTCGTCGCGGCCCGGGTCGGCGGGACCCGGCTGATCGACAACGTGCCACTGACCCTGGAGAGGGCCGCCTGA
- a CDS encoding ABC transporter permease, producing MAYDEATYRRQTEEPTPTDPAAYRANTLAAAEQRRRAEELDVAGDTTGDVLRRPDADEDGRDRLGIHLGWEVVLLVAAGAIGFLLWRLDADSLRRPDLDTLLITGAAIGLLALGAGLTLRAGVPNLALGPIALAASFQYAEQGDKGLFQAVVPALVFAAAGAIVIGLAIVVLHVPGWAATLAAALGVIVFDQLRVAPVAVQGDYDPTDQAFFLFGGFALLAVLGGALGAATPVRRWLGSMRPTGDPARRRGPVVALPVIGSLLLSSIFAVGAGVLFTALSDDPVVPGTGLEWTGIAIGVALLAGTSAYGRRGGLFGTLFAVAGLTLFLDYAARRDFDIALFAIAASVFAGGLVVTRLVETYGRPLPAAGSADWNAAPTTTGTNWSPDLPETWSTSSTAPRTDRWDAGPWGTSR from the coding sequence ATGGCGTACGACGAGGCGACCTACCGTCGGCAGACCGAGGAGCCCACGCCCACCGATCCGGCTGCCTACCGGGCCAACACGCTGGCCGCGGCCGAGCAGCGCAGGCGGGCCGAGGAGCTCGACGTCGCCGGCGACACCACGGGCGACGTGCTGCGCCGGCCCGACGCCGACGAGGACGGGCGCGACCGCCTCGGCATCCATCTCGGCTGGGAGGTTGTGCTGCTGGTCGCCGCGGGGGCGATCGGCTTCCTCCTCTGGCGCCTCGACGCCGACAGCCTCAGGCGGCCCGACCTCGACACCCTGCTCATCACGGGCGCCGCGATCGGCCTGCTCGCCCTGGGCGCGGGCCTGACCCTGCGGGCCGGCGTGCCCAACCTGGCACTCGGCCCGATCGCCCTGGCCGCCTCGTTCCAGTACGCCGAGCAGGGCGACAAGGGGCTGTTCCAGGCCGTGGTCCCGGCGCTGGTCTTCGCCGCGGCCGGGGCCATCGTGATCGGTCTGGCCATCGTCGTGCTGCACGTGCCCGGCTGGGCGGCGACGCTCGCGGCCGCGCTCGGCGTGATCGTCTTCGACCAGCTGCGGGTCGCGCCGGTCGCCGTCCAGGGCGACTACGACCCCACCGACCAGGCGTTCTTCCTGTTCGGCGGGTTCGCGCTGCTGGCCGTGCTGGGCGGGGCCCTGGGCGCTGCCACCCCCGTACGCCGGTGGCTCGGCTCGATGCGCCCGACCGGAGACCCGGCCCGTCGCCGCGGCCCGGTTGTCGCGCTCCCGGTGATCGGCTCGCTGCTGCTCTCCTCGATCTTCGCGGTCGGCGCGGGCGTGCTGTTCACCGCGCTGTCCGACGATCCGGTCGTGCCCGGCACCGGCCTCGAGTGGACGGGCATCGCGATCGGGGTGGCCCTGCTCGCCGGCACGAGCGCGTACGGGCGTCGTGGCGGCCTGTTCGGCACGCTGTTCGCGGTGGCCGGGCTGACGCTGTTCCTCGACTACGCCGCCCGCCGCGACTTCGACATCGCCCTGTTCGCTATCGCGGCCAGCGTCTTCGCGGGTGGCCTGGTCGTCACCCGGCTCGTCGAGACGTACGGGCGTCCGCTGCCCGCGGCCGGGTCCGCCGACTGGAACGCCGCCCCCACCACGACCGGCACGAACTGGTCACCCGACCTGCCCGAGACCTGGTCGACGTCGAGCACCGCCCCGCGTACGGACCGATGGGACGCCGGACCCTGGGGAACCAGCCGGTGA
- the folK gene encoding 2-amino-4-hydroxy-6-hydroxymethyldihydropteridine diphosphokinase has translation MTRAVLSLGSNLGDREGHLRQAVRVLGRCVERASGIYETPPWGDADQPAYLNAVVLVSDPAAAPHDWLQRARAVETAALRVRDPERRFGPRTMDVDVIVVRDADGRPVLSADPELTLPHPRAHLRAFVLRPWHDIEPAAELPGHGPIAALLAGPALAADLAALSPRPDLALESTA, from the coding sequence GTGACCAGGGCCGTTCTCTCCCTCGGCAGCAACCTCGGCGATCGCGAGGGCCACCTGCGCCAGGCGGTCCGGGTGCTCGGCCGTTGTGTGGAGCGGGCCTCCGGCATCTACGAGACGCCGCCGTGGGGCGATGCCGACCAACCGGCGTACCTGAACGCGGTGGTGCTCGTCTCCGATCCGGCCGCGGCCCCGCACGACTGGCTGCAGCGGGCCCGGGCTGTCGAGACGGCCGCGCTGCGGGTCCGCGATCCGGAGCGCCGGTTCGGCCCGCGCACGATGGACGTCGACGTGATCGTGGTGCGCGACGCCGACGGGCGGCCGGTGCTCAGCGCCGACCCCGAGCTGACGCTGCCTCATCCGCGGGCCCACCTCCGCGCGTTCGTGCTGCGCCCGTGGCACGACATCGAGCCCGCCGCCGAACTGCCCGGGCACGGCCCGATCGCCGCGCTGCTCGCCGGCCCGGCGCTGGCCGCTGACCTCGCCGCGCTGAGCCCCCGGCCCGATCTCGCACTAGAGTCGACGGCGTGA